GGCGCTTCAAATCAATCCGAAAGATGCTGCTGCCAATTACGAGAAAGCCCGTCTTTTGCTGGCTTACGGAAACAATGCTGATGCTCTGGCCCTGGCCAAAAAAGCGGTGGAAATTGACAGCACCAACAAATGGTATCAGGTACTCTATGCCGATTTATCTAAAATTAACGGTGATTATAAGGCCTATCTGGATACCTATAAAAAACTGTGTGAGAAAGAGCCCGGCAATGTAAGTTTTGAAAATGAGCTGGCTTTTGCTTATTATTTTACCGGTGATTATCAGCATGCTGTACAAGCTTACCGGAAAGTGGAAATGCTGGTGGGTGTTACGCCACAACTTACCAAGCAAATCGCTGATTTATATTTACGTTTGGATAAAAAAGACTCCGCTTTAATGCAATACGAACAGCTGGTCAAATTCAATCCGGAGAATACCCGTGCTTATGCTATGCTGGCCGAATTTGCTTCGAAAAACGGATTACCCAAAACGGCTGAATGGGCTTATCATCAGATTATCCGGCTTAACCCACAAGATCCGTATGTACATATTTCATTGGCCGATTTTTACCGGAAAAACGGCAAACCGGCCAAGGCTTTTGAAGAGTTGAAAGAGGGATTTGCTAATCCGAAACTGGATGTAAAAACCAAAGTTAACTTGCTGATTACCTATTACTCCGGGCATCTTAACGATGAAAAAAGGGCCCAGGCTCTGGAACTGGCCAATGTGATTAAAAATACGCATCCCAACGATTCGCTGGCCGAAACGTTTTATGCCAGCATGTTATATGAAAATAAAAAGTATAAAGAAGCCCGCCCGTTGTTTAGAAAACTGGTGGCTTCAGATTCTACCAATTATGCTTTGTGGGAACAGTTGCTGTTTTGCGACCTTTACATGAACGACAGTTTGCAATTGGTGGCTGATGCTCCGCTGGCGATTAAGCATTTTCCGCAAAAACCGATTCCCTACCTTTTAGGTGGAATTGCTGAATTTCAACTGAAACATTATAAAAAAGCCAAAGCCTATCTTGAAAAAGGAAAAGAACTGGCCGCCGGAAACAGTAATCTGCTGGAGAATTTTTATTCGACCCTGGGCGATACATATCATGCTTTGAAAGAAAACAAAAAGGCGTATGCTGCTTACGATCAGGTGTTGCATCTTAACAGTGAAAATACCATTGTACTCAATAACTATGCCTATTACCTGGCGCTCGACGGAATTCAGCTGGATAAAGCGGCCGCTATGGCTAAAAAGGCGGTGGATCTTGACCCGTATAATCAAAACAATCTGGATACCTATGCCTGGGTTTTGTATAAACAGAAAAAGTACAATCAGGCATTAAAATGGGAACAAAAAGCACTGAATAACGGGGGAAAAAACAGTGGCGTAGTAGTAGAACATTACGGCGATATTTTATACCGTTTGGGAAGACATAAAGAAGCTTTGGTGCAATGGAAAAAAGCATTAAAGATGAAAGATCATTCCAAATTGTTGAAAAAGAAAGTGAAAACAGGAAAGTTATATGAGTAAAAGATATTCTTTGTTCTTCTTTTTGGGGTTGTTTGTTGCCGGTACTTTTTTTCTTTCTTCGTGTCAGTCTACGAAAAACATTACACGGCGCCGGATAAAGCCGATTCCTTTTCACCGGCTTTATACCAAAATGGAAACCCATGCTCCCAATTTTCGTTACTTTTCGGGTAAGTTGGGGATACATTACCAAAAAGGAAATGGTGAACCGCTGAATTTCAGGGTACAGATCAGAGCGAAAAGAGATAGTCTGATATGGATGAGCCTGATTCCGGCTATGGGCATTGAAGCGGCCCGGGTAGTGCTTACCACGGATTCTGTGAAAATGCTGAACCGGATGAAGAAAAATTATGTGATCGGTTCTTACCAGCTGATCGATAGTTTGATGCATACGCGGATTACCTTTTCCATGATACAGGCCCTGCTTTTTGCCCGGGTGGTGGACGGGCCAATCATTGACTCTTCTGCTACGACGGATAACGGATTGTATTTGCTGAAAATGAAAATACAACTTACCGGAGACCAAGGGAAAACCCATGTGTTGGAACAAAAAGCCTGGCTGAATCCTGAAGATTTTACCCTGCATCGGTTGGAACTGAATGACAGCCGTTTCCCCGGAAAAAAAATGATTATTCTTTATAATACTTATCAAACCGTTTCCAATACGAAATTGCCATTAAAAATGCAGGTAATTATCCGTGCCAAAGAAAAACTGGTAATTGATATTTCTTTTAAGAAGGCGGAAATTAATGTTCCCCATCATTTTCCGTTTATTGTCCCCTCCAAGTACAAGCGGCTTTTGTGATTTCTGAGTAGTTGTTTTTCTGTAGCCTTTTGTTGTTTGGTTTTTGCGCTTATCTTTGCGTACGGGTAATGTACTAACCATGATTTTAAAAAACAGGCTTCTGGCGATTCTTTTTTTGGTAATGGTTGTGGGCAACGGTACGGTTTTTTCACAATCGACCAACAGCCTGAAAGCCAAGCGGCAAAAATTAGAAAAGGAGATTACTTATACCAGTCAGCTGTTACAAGAGATAAACCGGTCGAAACAAAACACAGTATATGAATTGCAATTGATTAGCAAACGCATAGCCATGCGGGAACGGTTGGTACAGGTTCTTAAAGAAGAAATTACCCAACTTTCTGATTCAATTCTTTCCACTTCGGTTTCGTTAAAAGCGCTGAACCGTAGACTGGATACCCTGAAAAAGGAATATGTCCAGATTGCATGGTATCTGTATAAAAATGATAACAGCTATAACCGGTTGATCTTTCTTTTTTCTGCTAAGGATTTTAATCAGGCCTATCAGCGATTGCGTTATCTGGATGAGATTTCTTCTTATATCCGCAAAGAAGCCGGGCGAATTCAAAAACTTGAAGCATTAAAAAAAGAAAAACTTTCGCAGTTGATGCAGGCTCAGGCACGGAAGAAAAAATTATTGAACCGCGAAACAAC
The sequence above is drawn from the Candidatus Sulfidibacterium hydrothermale genome and encodes:
- a CDS encoding tetratricopeptide repeat protein gives rise to the protein MNTKIKTFILLLFFMGTVPLFAQKKHHKHKKKKHQTELTAQDRYKEADLFAKAVMYKQTGRIHQADSLLSLALQINPKDAAANYEKARLLLAYGNNADALALAKKAVEIDSTNKWYQVLYADLSKINGDYKAYLDTYKKLCEKEPGNVSFENELAFAYYFTGDYQHAVQAYRKVEMLVGVTPQLTKQIADLYLRLDKKDSALMQYEQLVKFNPENTRAYAMLAEFASKNGLPKTAEWAYHQIIRLNPQDPYVHISLADFYRKNGKPAKAFEELKEGFANPKLDVKTKVNLLITYYSGHLNDEKRAQALELANVIKNTHPNDSLAETFYASMLYENKKYKEARPLFRKLVASDSTNYALWEQLLFCDLYMNDSLQLVADAPLAIKHFPQKPIPYLLGGIAEFQLKHYKKAKAYLEKGKELAAGNSNLLENFYSTLGDTYHALKENKKAYAAYDQVLHLNSENTIVLNNYAYYLALDGIQLDKAAAMAKKAVDLDPYNQNNLDTYAWVLYKQKKYNQALKWEQKALNNGGKNSGVVVEHYGDILYRLGRHKEALVQWKKALKMKDHSKLLKKKVKTGKLYE
- a CDS encoding DUF4292 domain-containing protein is translated as MSKRYSLFFFLGLFVAGTFFLSSCQSTKNITRRRIKPIPFHRLYTKMETHAPNFRYFSGKLGIHYQKGNGEPLNFRVQIRAKRDSLIWMSLIPAMGIEAARVVLTTDSVKMLNRMKKNYVIGSYQLIDSLMHTRITFSMIQALLFARVVDGPIIDSSATTDNGLYLLKMKIQLTGDQGKTHVLEQKAWLNPEDFTLHRLELNDSRFPGKKMIILYNTYQTVSNTKLPLKMQVIIRAKEKLVIDISFKKAEINVPHHFPFIVPSKYKRLL